One Alphaproteobacteria bacterium DNA segment encodes these proteins:
- the moaD gene encoding molybdopterin converting factor subunit 1: MKVLWFAWLRTRVGTGEETIALPDGVTDVGGLLDFLAQRSPGHAEALKNRNVVRVAVNQTYVKPDHAVTDGDEIAIFPPVTGG; this comes from the coding sequence ATGAAGGTCTTGTGGTTCGCTTGGTTGCGCACGCGCGTCGGCACGGGCGAGGAAACCATCGCCTTGCCCGATGGCGTGACCGACGTGGGCGGCTTACTCGATTTCCTCGCCCAGCGTTCGCCGGGCCATGCCGAAGCGCTGAAGAACCGCAACGTCGTGCGCGTCGCGGTCAACCAGACCTATGTGAAGCCGGATCACGCGGTCACCGACGGCGACGAGATCGCGATTTTCCCGCCGGTCACGGGGGGCTGA